One genomic region from Verrucomicrobiota bacterium encodes:
- a CDS encoding DUF3892 domain-containing protein, producing the protein MAEKVTCIVKGEAHLHSDCRCITEIKTDGWRRYTRLDAYNKVKESPGSIVVEGGGRTIDVIPAEREGTKYVRTRSDDTTADNLLSVQEC; encoded by the coding sequence ATGGCAGAAAAAGTTACATGCATTGTTAAGGGAGAAGCGCATCTCCATTCTGACTGTCGGTGCATCACTGAAATCAAGACAGATGGCTGGAGGAGATACACACGGCTGGACGCCTACAATAAAGTGAAGGAATCGCCAGGTTCAATTGTCGTGGAAGGGGGCGGACGTACTATAGACGTAATCCCAGCCGAAAGAGAGGGAACGAAATATGTACGCACTCGTTCCGACGACACTACCGCCGATAATTTGTTGAGTGTCCAAGAGTGTTAG
- a CDS encoding putative toxin-antitoxin system toxin component, PIN family, giving the protein MRAVVDNNLFVSGLLWGDQPGRLFSALAVGRLEIFLSEALLAELREVLQRRKFAARLALKGLTPKIVLAQVQAAARVVHAPPIPLPASLRDADDVPVLACAVSADVDVIITGDKDLLALKAFSGIPILTVRQALEKLGIPAD; this is encoded by the coding sequence GTGAGAGCAGTCGTTGACAACAACCTGTTCGTCTCCGGCCTGCTTTGGGGCGACCAACCCGGACGCCTCTTCAGCGCGCTTGCGGTAGGACGCCTCGAAATCTTCTTGAGCGAAGCCCTGCTGGCCGAACTGCGTGAAGTTTTGCAGCGGCGAAAATTCGCCGCCCGACTCGCGCTCAAAGGGTTGACCCCGAAAATCGTCCTGGCGCAAGTGCAAGCTGCCGCCAGAGTGGTTCACGCTCCGCCCATTCCCTTGCCGGCTTCGCTCCGCGACGCGGATGATGTTCCGGTGCTGGCGTGCGCGGTGTCTGCGGACGTGGACGTCATCATCACCGGCGACAAGGATTTGCTGGCGCTCAAAGCGTTCTCGGGCATCCCGATTCTCACAGTGCGGCAGGCGCTCGAAAAGCTGGGGATTCCTGCCGACTAA
- a CDS encoding SMP-30/gluconolactonase/LRE family protein: MTITQQPLRGPALRASLFSHINVPLLIGCLTISLCLPLVVQAQTAKASNWQITTFAGTGEKGFSGDNGPATQVQLNNPFGVVRGPDGAIYFCDTANHSIRKVDAHGNISTVAGSGRAGYSGDGGPALQAELNEPYEVRFDKAGNMFFVEMSNNLVRRVDARTRIISTVAGNGKEGFSGDGGPATSATLKQPHSIQFAPNGDLYICDIGNHRIRKVYMKTGIITTFAGNGEHASTPDGARIEGTPLNGPRAIDFDRAGNLWLALREGNQVLKLDLKTGTIHHVAGTGKKGFTGNGGPAKDATLSGPKGIAVAPNGNIYLADTESHSIRMIDLRKGTLELVAGTGELGDGPDGDPLKCRMTRPHGIFIDKDGSIFVGDTEAHRVRVIRTSR, from the coding sequence ATGACAATAACCCAACAGCCATTGAGAGGGCCGGCATTGAGGGCGAGCCTATTCTCTCACATCAACGTTCCGCTGCTGATTGGCTGTCTGACTATCAGTTTGTGTTTACCGTTAGTCGTTCAAGCCCAAACCGCCAAAGCTTCCAACTGGCAGATCACCACCTTTGCCGGCACGGGCGAAAAAGGATTTTCCGGCGACAACGGCCCGGCAACGCAAGTGCAGTTGAACAATCCGTTCGGTGTCGTCCGCGGACCGGATGGCGCGATTTACTTTTGCGATACAGCCAATCACAGTATCCGCAAGGTTGATGCGCATGGAAACATTTCCACTGTCGCCGGCAGCGGGCGGGCCGGTTATTCAGGTGACGGCGGTCCCGCTCTCCAAGCCGAGTTGAACGAACCCTACGAAGTTCGTTTCGACAAGGCCGGCAATATGTTCTTCGTAGAGATGTCGAACAACCTCGTCCGTCGGGTCGATGCCCGAACGCGGATCATTTCCACTGTGGCGGGCAATGGCAAGGAAGGCTTTTCCGGCGACGGCGGCCCGGCGACCAGTGCGACACTCAAGCAGCCCCACAGCATTCAGTTCGCTCCCAACGGCGATCTCTACATTTGCGACATCGGCAATCATCGCATCCGCAAAGTGTACATGAAGACGGGAATCATCACGACTTTCGCGGGTAACGGCGAACATGCGTCCACGCCGGACGGCGCGCGCATTGAAGGAACGCCGTTGAACGGCCCGCGCGCGATTGATTTCGACCGGGCTGGCAATCTGTGGCTGGCGTTGCGCGAAGGCAATCAGGTCCTCAAACTCGATCTCAAGACCGGCACGATCCATCACGTGGCTGGCACCGGCAAGAAAGGGTTCACCGGTAACGGCGGTCCGGCGAAAGATGCGACGCTTTCCGGGCCAAAAGGAATCGCCGTCGCGCCGAACGGTAACATCTACCTGGCCGACACCGAGAGCCACAGTATCCGCATGATTGATTTGAGAAAAGGAACGCTTGAACTCGTCGCCGGCACCGGCGAGTTGGGCGACGGGCCGGATGGCGATCCGCTGAAAT